TCTTCGAGCGTCTTCACGACATGCCACGTGCGGCCGTCGTCCTTCGAGAGTGCGGCGCGCAACGGCGTGCGCTTGCCGCGGCGGGACTCGTCCACATCGGTATGGTCGTTCCACACCAGCAGAAGGTCGTCGCGGCCCGGGATCCGCTCCACGGTGGCGGGCGACGTGGGCGACAGGAGGTTCGTGCGCGCGGGTTCGCTCCAGGTCACGCCGCCGTCGGTCGAGATGGAACGGTATTGCGCGCCGTCGCTCGTGCGGCACAGCATCAGCACGCGCCCGTCCTGTAGTTCGAGGACGAGCGGCTCCTGCAGGCCCGATCGCACCGATTCCGGGAGCGACAGCAGGCTGTCGCTCAGGCGCCAGGTCTGGCCGTTGTCGTCGGAGATGGCGCAGAGCGCCTGGCCGGGATGGAACCCCTCCTGACCTTTCAATACGTGGCGCGCCGCCGGAATGAGCAACCGCCCGCTCGCCAGCTGGACGAGCCGGTCGTTGTTCACCACGTAATAACCCAGCGGGTCCGTGATACAGGCCACCGGCGCGGACCAGGTCTTCGCCTCGTCGGTGGAGCGCAGGAACATCGGGATGCATTCGTCCACCTCGACCTTGTTCAGGTACAGCAGCGCGATGGAGCCATCCTGGAGGCGCAGGAGCGACACGGACATAATGTTGCGCCCGCCGGAATACGGGATGATGACCGTATCCTCGGTGTCCCACGTTGCGCCGCCGTCCGACGAGAAACGGCCGGCCAGATGCGCGGTGGCGTGGTCGCCCGCGCCCCCGGTGAAGTGCGTGTAGACAAACAGCACGCGCCCGTCCTTCAGTTCAATGAAATCCCCCTCCGAATTGCGGGGGTTGTCGTCGCTCGGGGAGAGGAGCAGGTTTGCGGGCATCGAAATGGCGTCCGCGGCCGCCGTGATCGGGGTAAGGGGCAGGAAACAGAGCATCAGGCACAGCATGAGAAATCGCATCACAGGGGTTCCTTTCACCCGCGCATACTACCCGATGTACGCCACGCCGCGCCAACGTGCAGGCCAGGGCAATCGCATTTGAACTCGATCTCGGTATATGGGCGTAAACTTGAATCGATTTGGGACCTTGAATCAACGATAGTGAGCGTTTTGGAGCGCCGGCATCAGTGCCGGCAAGGATGCCAGCGCTCCAACACGCGCCCTTTTGAACATTGAAGGTGGTTCATGTGGCGCCCGGCTCGAGTTGGAAGTTCAAATGCGAGTAACACTTTAGCGGTCTGAAGTGCGGACCAGTATATGTTTTTACTAATGGAGCCGGCGTTCAATAGTTGTCTTGCGCCGGTGGCGCAAGTTGCCGGCGGGCCGCCGGCGCTCCATAGTTTTTTGCGCCAGTGGCGCAAGTTGCCGGCGGGCCGCCGTCAGAGTTCGGCTTCCGGGAGCATGAGCTCGATGAAGCGGCGGGCCTGGGGGCTGAGGAATTTTCCTTTGCGGATGACGACGCCGTAGGTGCGGTTGGGGAAGAATTCGCCGGCGGGTATTACGGCGAGCTTTTCTTCGCCGGTGATGCAGATGCTCATGACGACGGAGATGCCGAGGCCGAGCTCGACGTATTTCTTGATCACCTCCCACCCGCCCACTTCCATGGCGACTTCGTAGGGGAGGCCGTGGGACTTGAAGACGGAATCCACGGTGCTCCAGGTGCTGAGGTGGCGCGGCGGCAGGATGAGCGGGTACTTGCTGATCTCTTTCAGGGTCAGATGCTTTTTCCCGGCGAGCGGGTGGTCCGGCGCGGTGATCAGCAGTGGCTCGTAGCTCACGATGGGATGGAAGTCGATATCCTCCGGCGCCTGGAGCATCGGGCCCACGGCGAAATCCACGTGCCCCGCGCGCAACTGCGCGAGCCCCTCGGCCCCGGTGACGTTGTGGAGCTTGAGTTCGATACTCGGGTGGGCCTTCCGGAAGCGCTCGACATACTCGGGCAGGACGTACAGAATCGTGGACCAGCCCGCCGCCAGATCGATCCGGCCCTGCTCGACGTTGCCGCGGCGCGCGGAGAACTCGTTCGAAAGGTTGTCGATACGTTCCACGAGCGGCATGGACAGCTCGAAAAGCAGCTCGCCGTCCGGGGTGAGCTTGATCCGGGGGCCGCGGCGCTCAAAGAGTGTGACGTCCAGTTCCCTTTCGAGGGCCTGGATCTGGAGCGAGACGGAGGGCTGGCTGAGAAACATGCGCTCGGCCGCCTTGGAGATGCTGCCATCGGCGGCGGCGTAGCAGAAGCCCCGGAGTTGCTGCAGGCGGTTTTGCTTGTAGCGGAATTCGTTCTTGGGCATGGCGCCTCCCGGCGGGGGCGGTGCTTGGGAAAAACCTACCGCCCGGTCGTATACTGATCGGTATACCATTATTGCAATTTTTTAATCTCAGCGGCAATAGCATATACGCAGCCAATATTAAACATTGAAACAACTGATTTGTCATACACGTAGATCGAGTGGTAGCCTTAACTTAGACCGGGCCGAGAGCAGCTGGGTCTGGTCGTGCATGGTTTCAAGGCAGTGTTTTTGACACGGAGCGCAAAGCGCTCATTCCATTTTAATCCCTTAT
This is a stretch of genomic DNA from Candidatus Hydrogenedentota bacterium. It encodes these proteins:
- a CDS encoding exo-alpha-sialidase, with translation MMRFLMLCLMLCFLPLTPITAAADAISMPANLLLSPSDDNPRNSEGDFIELKDGRVLFVYTHFTGGAGDHATAHLAGRFSSDGGATWDTEDTVIIPYSGGRNIMSVSLLRLQDGSIALLYLNKVEVDECIPMFLRSTDEAKTWSAPVACITDPLGYYVVNNDRLVQLASGRLLIPAARHVLKGQEGFHPGQALCAISDDNGQTWRLSDSLLSLPESVRSGLQEPLVLELQDGRVLMLCRTSDGAQYRSISTDGGVTWSEPARTNLLSPTSPATVERIPGRDDLLLVWNDHTDVDESRRGKRTPLRAALSKDDGRTWHVVKTLEDLADGWYCYIAMDFIGDQVLLGYCAGDRRVENGLQTTKVTRVPLEELYAGCDAGRVIEEEF
- a CDS encoding LysR family transcriptional regulator, encoding MPKNEFRYKQNRLQQLRGFCYAAADGSISKAAERMFLSQPSVSLQIQALERELDVTLFERRGPRIKLTPDGELLFELSMPLVERIDNLSNEFSARRGNVEQGRIDLAAGWSTILYVLPEYVERFRKAHPSIELKLHNVTGAEGLAQLRAGHVDFAVGPMLQAPEDIDFHPIVSYEPLLITAPDHPLAGKKHLTLKEISKYPLILPPRHLSTWSTVDSVFKSHGLPYEVAMEVGGWEVIKKYVELGLGISVVMSICITGEEKLAVIPAGEFFPNRTYGVVIRKGKFLSPQARRFIELMLPEAEL